A genomic segment from Salvia splendens isolate huo1 chromosome 13, SspV2, whole genome shotgun sequence encodes:
- the LOC121762085 gene encoding AAA-ATPase At2g46620-like: MFVVNLLLILFSIICSIFLVRWFLHRTALIYAVRKWVEWAGDRVHVHQHFKVPELIDSTQQQNLFYRRVSLYLSSLPSLEDSDFTNLFNGKNPNDIVLSVDDNQAIQDVFLGARVSWLNQVERDRGNQIVRRSFVLRIKKKDKRRILKPYLQHIHAVSDDIEQRGTELKIHNHCDARWKSVPFNHPANFDALVLDPDLKAKIRHDLETFLKSKQYYHKLGRVWKRSYLLYGPSGTGKSSFIAATANLLNYDVYYVNLSQVADEADLNSLLLQTTSKSVIVVEDLDRYVSERSNARITSSGLLNFMDGLLNSQDERIFIFTMNNKDGIGIDPALLRPGRIDMHIHFPMCDFVSFKNLANNYLGVKEHKLFPQVEEIFQSGAKMSAAEISELMLVNRSSPSRALKSVISALQSNSKSGVKVATRLSDSSASSPAPPSIAEEGGGAAWKETMPKEFRKLYGLLRLKSSKRPGSFDQDECER, translated from the coding sequence ATGTTTGTTGTGAATCTGTTGTTGATATTGTTCTCGATTATCTGCTCGATTTTTCTGGTGCGGTGGTTTCTGCACCGGACCGCTCTCATTTACGCCGTGAGGAAATGGGTTGAATGGGCTGGAGACCGAGTTCACGTGCATCAGCACTTCAAAGTCCCTGAGTTGATCGATTCCACCCAGCAGCAGAACCTCTTCTACCGCCGAGTTTCGCTCTACCTCAGTTCTCTGCCTTCATTAGAGGACTCCGATTTCACCAACCTCTTCAACGGGAAAAATCCAAACGACATCGTTCTGTCGGTCGACGACAATCAGGCGATCCAAGACGTTTTCCTCGGCGCCCGAGTTTCGTGGCTCAATCAAGTGGAGAGAGATCGCGGCAATCAGATTGTTCGCCGGAGCTTCGTGCTGAGGATTAAGAAGAAGGATAAGCGGAGAATTCTGAAACCCTACCTTCAACACATCCACGCAGTCTCCGACGACATCGAGCAGAGGGGGACAGAATTGAAGATTCACAACCACTGCGACGCCAGGTGGAAGTCGGTTCCGTTCAACCACCCCGCCAATTTCGACGCGCTCGTGCTCGATCCGGATCTGAAAGCCAAAATTCGCCACGATTTGGAAACGTTTCTGAAATCGAAACAGTACTACCACAAGCTAGGCCGCGTTTGGAAACGCAGTTATCTCCTCTACGGCCCTTCCGGCACCGGGAAATCCAGTTTCATCGCCGCTACGGCGAATCTCCTCAACTACGACGTTTACTACGTCAATCTATCGCAAGTGGCCGACGAGGCGGATCTGAACTCGCTTCTGTTGCAAACCACGAGCAAGTCTGTGATCGTCGTCGAGGATTTGGATCGTTACGTCTCAGAGAGGTCAAACGCGCGGATTACGTCATCCGGTTTGCTGAATTTTATGGATGGGCTATTGAATTCGCAGGACGAGAGGATTTTCATTTTCACGATGAACAACAAAGACGGAATTGGAATCGATCCTGCTCTGCTCCGGCCGGGGAGAATCGATATGCACATTCACTTCCCCATGTGTGATTTCGTCTCTTTCAAAAATTTGGCAAACAACTATCTAGGAGTTAAGGAGCATAAATTGTTTCCTCAAGTGGAGGAGATTTTCCAGAGCGGAGCTAAGATGAGCGCGGCGGAGATCAGTGAATTGATGTTGGTGAACCGGTCTTCGCCAAGCCGCGCCTTGAAGTCAGTCATCTCCGCCTTACAATCGAACAGCAAGAGCGGGGTCAAAGTTGCGACGCGGCTGAGCGACAGTTCGGCGTCGTCTCCAGCGCCGCCGTCTATCGCGGAGGAAGGCGGTGGCGCCGCCTGGAAGGAAACAATGCCTAAGGAATTCCGAAAGTTGTATGGACTGTTAAGGCTGAAGAGCAGCAAGAGACCTGGATCGTTCGATCAAGATGAATGTGAACGGTGA
- the LOC121760338 gene encoding protein yippee-like At4g27745 — MGDLIMGPRLYGCYKCRNHVAIHDDIVSKSFQSKNGRAFLFSHAQNVYSGRKEDRQMMTGLHLVADVHCADCREVLGWKYEKAYEESQKYKEGKFVLEKFKIVKQNW; from the exons ATGGGGGATTTGATCATGGGTCCGAGGTTGTACGGATGCTACAAATGCAGAAACCATGTGGCCATCCATGATGATATTGTTTCAAAGTCGTTTCAG TCGAAAAACGGAAGAGCCTTCCTCTTCTCGCACGCACAGAACGTGTATTCGGGTAGGAAGGAGGATCGGCAGATGATGACGGGGCTGCACTTGGTGGCGGACGTGCACTGTGCCGATTGCAGAGAGGTTCTTGGTTGGAAGTATGAGAAGGCTTATGAGGAATCCCAGAAATACAAGGAAGGCAAATTTGTGCTTGAAAAATTCAAGATTGTTAAACAAAATTGGTAG
- the LOC121760111 gene encoding protein LEAD-SENSITIVE 1-like, translated as MGLLTNRVEKHEIKPGDHIYTYRAVFAYSHHGIFVGGSKVVHFTRVGNASSSNSEVYDENEECPTFPDCGFRHPDSGVVLSCLDCFLRNGSLYCFEYGVTPSVFIAKVRGGTCTTAASDPTDMVIHRAMYLLQNGFGNYDVFQNNCEDFALYCKTGLLTVDRLGVGRSGQASSVIGAPLAALLSSPLKFLVPSPVGMATVTAGMYCVSRYATDIGVRTDVIKVAVEDLAGSVRWENNEGVAAQDAILERQLLR; from the exons ATGGGTCTGCTTACAAACAGAGTGGAGAAGCATGAAATCAAGCCTGGGGATCATATCTACACTTACAGAGCCGTCTTTGCTTACTCCCATCACG GTATCTTTGTTGGGGGTAGCAAAGTGGTGCATTTCACCCGCGTTGGAAACGCTTCCAGCTCCAACTCTGAAGTATACGACGAAAATGAAGAATGTCCGACCTTTCCCGACTGTGGATTCAGGCATCCAGATAGCGGAGTTGTCCTCTCTTGTCTAGATTGCTTTCTCCGTAATGGCTCCCTTTATTGCTTTGAGTATGGAGTGACCCCGTCTGTGTTTATTGCTAAAGTGCGTGGAGGCACCTGCACAACTGCTGCATCCGACCCTACTGACATGGTCATTCACCGAGCAATGTATCTGCTCCAGAATGGATTTGGGAACTACGATGTGTTTCAGAACAACTGTGAGGACTTTGCCCTTTACTGCAAGACGGGGCTACTAACTGTTGACCGGCTTGGGGTTGGAAGAAGCGGGCAGGCCTCCTCTGTGATTGGAGCACCATTGGCAGCTCTCCTTTCGTCCCCTTTGAAATTCCTAGTGCCTAGCCCGGTCGGGATGGCTACAGTGACCGCAGGGATGTACTGTGTGAGCAGGTACGCCACAGATATTGGAGTCCGTACGGATGTCATCAAGGTGGCCGTGGAGGATCTAGCCGGGAGCGTCCGTTGGGAGAATAATGAAGGAGTAGCTGCTCAAGATGCAATTTTAGAAAGACAACTTCTCAGATAA